The Neisseria sicca genome includes a window with the following:
- a CDS encoding YbhB/YbcL family Raf kinase inhibitor-like protein, protein MQVTTSAIVNGEFEDKYGKRGSQFSPNNMPTYSIPFEISGAPEGTKSFAVVLEDKDAITASGFVWTHWLISDLKRTSVAENESLTATDYTQGANSWASLLGKLDIEEATGYGGMYPPNCRHRYELIVYALDTVLNLPRGFRFNDLHFAMQGHILDSASVMGTYDV, encoded by the coding sequence ATGCAGGTAACGACTTCAGCCATCGTCAACGGCGAATTTGAAGACAAATACGGTAAGCGCGGCAGCCAGTTCAGCCCGAACAATATGCCGACCTACTCCATCCCCTTTGAAATCAGTGGCGCGCCTGAAGGTACGAAATCCTTTGCCGTCGTTTTGGAAGATAAAGACGCCATTACCGCCAGCGGATTTGTGTGGACCCACTGGCTGATTTCCGACCTCAAACGCACCTCCGTCGCCGAAAACGAAAGCCTGACTGCAACAGACTACACGCAAGGCGCAAACAGTTGGGCAAGCCTGTTGGGCAAGTTGGACATTGAAGAAGCCACAGGCTACGGCGGCATGTATCCGCCCAACTGCCGCCACCGCTACGAACTCATCGTTTACGCACTCGACACCGTATTAAACCTACCGCGCGGCTTCCGCTTCAACGACCTACACTTTGCCATGCAGGGACATATTTTAGACAGCGCAAGCGTGATGGGAACGTATGACGTATAA
- a CDS encoding calcium-binding protein, translating into MTDTLQSLPGNAANNKPVVLKGTPRNDVLHGSLGHTTFDGGLGNDIYYSKNAGDTIVEYAHEGNDTVYADTTFTLPTHVENLALTGNSNTFGFGNNSNNILIGNSGNNRLSGGRGNDKLEGMAGNDLFRR; encoded by the coding sequence ATGACCGATACATTGCAATCTTTACCCGGTAACGCAGCAAATAATAAACCCGTCGTCCTCAAAGGAACGCCTCGCAATGACGTTTTACATGGCAGTCTCGGACATACCACATTCGACGGCGGATTAGGCAACGATATTTATTACAGTAAGAACGCAGGCGACACCATTGTTGAATATGCACATGAAGGCAATGATACGGTTTACGCCGATACAACCTTTACCTTACCAACCCACGTCGAAAATCTGGCACTGACAGGTAACAGCAACACCTTTGGATTTGGCAACAACTCTAACAATATTCTGATAGGCAACAGCGGCAATAACCGCTTGAGCGGCGGTCGCGGCAATGACAAGCTAGAAGGTATGGCTGGTAACGACCTGTTTAGGCGATGA
- the dsbD gene encoding protein-disulfide reductase DsbD, with protein sequence MKKLLYFFTAFFALCSSAFAVNADDLLPPEKAFVPQVNVTDKGINVEFKIADGYYMYQSKIVAATAPEDVLAEPVFSKGELKEDEFFGKQTVFHRAAQVNWPYKKAAPTYKLTLTYQGCAEAGVCYPPVDTSFEIKGNGLYKSQSDEPISAKDRFLQPDSAKPAAAAPKASQNDDGSRFKLSWETLNANLLAFFIAGLGLSFTACMYPLLPIVSSIVVGDKNAGKKRAFALSMVYVQGLALTYTLVGVIAGLTGALLTVWLQQAWVVLAAAGLMVVLALSMFGFFNIQLPNAIQSYFQNQSSKLSGGKIASVFVMGILSALIVGPCVAPPLAFALGYIGQTGDAVLGGLALYALALGTGVPLILIGTFGGHVLPKAGDWMNGIKYAFGFILLAVAVYLATPHLPYYLVVALYTLLIIVPAVMLLIKSGKQKGRLKTAASVLGFLLLIGGAWFGWQSANKQTTALHHFLTLSPPSEAGKTTDHGKMFTDVAELKAAMDAALKANPDKPVVLDFYADWCISCKEMASYTLNQPQVHEAVDMERFFQIDVTANTPDHQAMLKEYGLYGPPGIFVIHADGRRSDPLLGFAKPDEFINWYKQNEK encoded by the coding sequence ATGAAAAAACTCCTTTACTTCTTTACCGCCTTTTTTGCCCTGTGTTCCAGCGCGTTTGCTGTGAACGCCGATGATTTGCTGCCGCCTGAAAAAGCGTTCGTGCCGCAAGTGAACGTTACCGACAAAGGCATCAACGTCGAATTCAAAATCGCCGACGGCTACTATATGTACCAATCAAAAATCGTCGCCGCCACCGCGCCTGAAGACGTATTGGCCGAACCGGTTTTCAGCAAAGGCGAACTCAAAGAAGATGAGTTTTTCGGTAAACAAACCGTGTTCCACCGCGCCGCGCAGGTCAACTGGCCTTACAAAAAAGCCGCGCCGACCTACAAGCTGACGCTGACTTATCAAGGTTGTGCCGAAGCAGGCGTATGTTACCCGCCTGTGGACACATCTTTTGAGATTAAAGGCAACGGCCTGTACAAGTCGCAAAGCGACGAACCCATATCCGCCAAAGACCGCTTCCTACAACCGGATTCCGCCAAACCAGCCGCCGCCGCGCCTAAAGCCTCGCAAAACGACGACGGCAGCCGCTTCAAATTATCTTGGGAAACATTAAACGCCAACCTGTTGGCGTTTTTTATCGCAGGACTAGGCTTGAGTTTTACCGCCTGTATGTACCCGCTTTTGCCGATTGTTTCCAGTATCGTCGTCGGCGATAAAAACGCCGGCAAAAAGCGCGCTTTCGCCCTATCTATGGTCTATGTACAAGGTTTGGCACTGACCTACACACTGGTCGGCGTCATCGCAGGCCTGACGGGCGCACTTCTGACCGTATGGCTGCAACAGGCATGGGTCGTCCTTGCCGCCGCAGGCCTGATGGTCGTCCTCGCGCTCTCCATGTTCGGATTCTTCAACATCCAACTGCCTAACGCCATCCAATCTTATTTCCAAAACCAAAGCAGCAAACTCTCCGGTGGTAAAATCGCTTCCGTATTCGTCATGGGCATACTCTCCGCGCTGATCGTCGGCCCCTGCGTCGCTCCGCCACTGGCATTTGCCTTGGGCTATATCGGACAAACCGGCGATGCCGTTTTGGGCGGACTGGCGCTGTATGCCTTGGCACTCGGCACCGGCGTTCCACTGATCCTCATCGGCACATTCGGCGGCCACGTCCTGCCCAAAGCAGGCGACTGGATGAACGGCATCAAATACGCCTTCGGGTTCATCCTGCTTGCCGTTGCCGTCTATCTCGCCACGCCGCACCTGCCCTACTACCTCGTTGTCGCGCTTTACACCCTGCTCATAATCGTCCCCGCCGTCATGTTGCTGATTAAATCGGGCAAACAAAAAGGTCGTCTGAAAACCGCAGCCTCCGTTTTAGGCTTCCTTCTGCTCATCGGCGGCGCATGGTTCGGATGGCAAAGCGCAAACAAACAAACCACCGCCCTGCACCACTTCCTGACGCTGTCTCCCCCGTCCGAAGCAGGCAAAACCACCGACCACGGCAAAATGTTCACCGACGTCGCCGAACTCAAAGCCGCTATGGATGCCGCATTGAAAGCCAACCCCGACAAACCCGTCGTTTTGGATTTTTACGCCGACTGGTGTATTTCCTGCAAAGAAATGGCAAGCTACACGCTCAACCAGCCGCAAGTGCATGAAGCCGTCGATATGGAACGCTTCTTCCAAATCGACGTAACCGCCAACACGCCCGACCATCAGGCAATGTTGAAAGAATACGGCCTTTACGGTCCGCCGGGCATATTCGTCATCCACGCAGACGGCCGCCGTAGCGACCCCTTGCTTGGTTTCGCCAAACCGGACGAATTTATCAACTGGTACAAACAAAACGAAAAATAA
- the ung gene encoding uracil-DNA glycosylase codes for MQTWHEAIGSEKSEPYFQHIIETVKKERGMGRIIYPPAEDVFNAFRATEFGNVKVVILGQDPYHGAGQAHGLAFSVREGITVPPSLVNIYKELADDIEGFQIPQHGYLQHWAEQGVLLLNTVLTVRAGQAHSHATLGWERFTDEVVNQINQNREHVVFMLWGSHAQKKGAFIDRSRHLVLSAPHPSPLSAYRGFFGCKHFSRANAYLQENGMTPIDWQV; via the coding sequence ATGCAAACTTGGCACGAAGCAATCGGCTCGGAAAAGTCCGAACCCTATTTCCAACACATCATCGAAACTGTCAAAAAAGAGCGCGGCATGGGGCGGATTATCTACCCGCCCGCCGAAGACGTGTTCAACGCCTTTAGAGCGACTGAATTCGGTAACGTCAAAGTCGTGATTTTGGGGCAAGACCCGTATCATGGCGCAGGACAGGCGCACGGGCTGGCGTTTTCCGTCCGCGAAGGCATCACCGTTCCGCCTTCGCTGGTCAATATTTACAAAGAATTGGCGGACGACATCGAAGGTTTCCAAATCCCGCAACACGGCTATCTGCAACACTGGGCGGAACAGGGCGTTTTACTGCTCAATACCGTCCTGACCGTCCGCGCTGGACAGGCGCATTCCCATGCCACTTTGGGCTGGGAACGCTTTACCGACGAAGTCGTCAACCAAATCAACCAAAACCGCGAACACGTCGTCTTCATGCTTTGGGGTAGTCACGCGCAGAAAAAAGGCGCGTTTATCGACCGCAGCCGACATCTCGTCCTCAGCGCGCCGCACCCCTCGCCGTTGTCAGCCTATCGCGGCTTCTTCGGCTGCAAACACTTTTCCCGCGCCAATGCCTATTTGCAGGAAAACGGCATGACGCCGATAGACTGGCAGGTATAA
- a CDS encoding response regulator, protein MTIKIILIDDHTLFRSGIKALLSRQNDFEVIGEAADGLSGVKMAEQLKPDVVLLDLDMPVMNGREALAQILGVNPNQTVIMLTVSEDSDDLTECMRIGARGFLLKNINADFLLDSIRKAVDGDNVFSPEMTTRLVQSLISPSAPRTDQALSTLTPRELEILGYLAAGHSNKVIARHLDLAESTVKVHVQNLLRKLDLSSRVQAAVYAVQHKVPQPEIN, encoded by the coding sequence GCAGCGGCATCAAAGCCCTACTCTCACGTCAAAACGACTTCGAAGTCATCGGCGAAGCTGCCGACGGCTTATCCGGCGTCAAAATGGCGGAACAGCTCAAACCCGACGTCGTCTTACTCGACCTTGACATGCCCGTCATGAACGGACGCGAAGCACTGGCACAAATCTTGGGCGTCAACCCGAACCAAACCGTCATCATGCTGACCGTTTCCGAAGACAGCGACGATTTGACCGAATGTATGCGCATCGGCGCGCGCGGCTTTTTGCTGAAAAACATCAACGCCGACTTCCTGCTAGACAGTATCCGCAAAGCTGTCGACGGCGACAACGTCTTTTCTCCCGAAATGACCACGCGCCTCGTCCAGTCCCTGATTTCCCCGTCCGCACCGCGCACCGACCAGGCACTCTCCACCCTTACCCCGCGCGAACTCGAAATCCTAGGCTACCTCGCCGCAGGACACAGCAACAAAGTCATCGCCCGCCATTTGGACTTGGCTGAATCCACCGTCAAAGTCCACGTTCAAAACCTGCTGCGAAAACTTGACCTCAGCAGCCGCGTTCAAGCCGCTGTTTACGCTGTTCAGCACAAAGTCCCGCAGCCTGAAATCAATTAA